A window of the Bacillus sp. A301a_S52 genome harbors these coding sequences:
- a CDS encoding response regulator transcription factor yields the protein MDMKIYIVEDDNHLLDALTKSLRNWSYGVSSPSTFENIIEDFLLIKPHLVILDIQLPKYDGFHWCREIRAISNVPIVFLSSRDHPMDMIMAMNIGADDYVQKPFNIDILLAKLQAILRRTYAYEERVKDVIEWNEALIDMKRGVIQKGGKEVDLTKNEFFILTSLVKANNEIISRHELMRMLWEDDQFINDNTLTANMARLRQKLSVLGISEAIVTKKGLGYLATTL from the coding sequence ATGGATATGAAAATCTACATTGTAGAAGATGATAACCACCTTTTAGATGCATTAACAAAAAGCTTGAGAAATTGGTCGTATGGTGTTTCAAGTCCATCTACGTTTGAAAATATCATTGAAGATTTTTTACTAATTAAACCACACTTAGTTATTTTGGATATACAGCTTCCAAAATATGATGGGTTTCATTGGTGTAGAGAAATTCGAGCAATATCTAACGTTCCAATCGTGTTTCTCTCCTCAAGAGATCACCCGATGGATATGATTATGGCCATGAATATCGGAGCAGATGATTATGTCCAAAAACCGTTTAATATAGATATCTTATTGGCAAAGCTTCAAGCTATTCTACGTCGCACATATGCGTATGAAGAAAGAGTTAAAGACGTTATCGAATGGAATGAAGCGTTGATAGATATGAAGCGTGGCGTTATTCAGAAGGGGGGAAAAGAGGTAGACTTAACCAAAAACGAGTTCTTTATTTTAACGTCACTTGTTAAAGCAAACAATGAAATAATCTCACGTCATGAACTGATGCGAATGCTTTGGGAGGATGACCAATTTATCAATGATAATACTCTCACGGCAAATATGGCCCGTTTAAGACAGAAGCTTTCCGTATTAGGGATTTCAGAAGCTATTGTAACTAAAAAAGGGCTTGGATATTTGGCAACCACTCTATAG
- a CDS encoding sensor histidine kinase, with the protein MFLQYVLHKKSWIAIIIVLLFLMNGIILFDYGITVNIFSLTYLNVLFLLTFMVFFIWRYKKETSYIHKLQTITEELQDNWRESLPQPSSLFPDEAIDELLWKVDDFYRKNISELKKALVIENDYVTSWIHEIKAPLTAMKVTLDAHRKNDFMQKIESNWLRLHLLIDRQLYITRLSMLESDYTMELIQLDHLLSEEVRDLAAWCMEKNIAVDIQNEEERKVFTDRKWCRFIIRQVLTNAIKYSPHGGTIVMGIDKAEKGNIILRIQDEGPGIQAHDLPRVFDKGFTGENGRIQNSATGLGLYLAREAANKLHITFDITSTFGQGTSVYMVFSVKDKNESIRRNALR; encoded by the coding sequence ATGTTTTTGCAGTACGTTTTACATAAAAAAAGCTGGATAGCGATCATTATCGTCTTGCTATTTTTGATGAATGGGATAATTCTCTTCGACTATGGAATTACAGTAAATATATTTTCCCTCACGTATCTTAATGTATTATTTCTATTGACGTTTATGGTGTTTTTTATTTGGCGCTACAAAAAGGAAACATCGTACATACATAAACTTCAAACTATTACAGAGGAATTACAGGATAATTGGAGGGAGTCATTACCACAACCTTCTTCTCTTTTTCCCGATGAAGCGATAGACGAGCTGCTATGGAAGGTAGATGACTTTTACAGAAAGAATATAAGTGAATTAAAAAAAGCCCTAGTAATAGAAAATGATTATGTTACTTCTTGGATTCATGAGATAAAAGCGCCACTCACAGCAATGAAAGTGACATTGGATGCCCATCGTAAGAATGATTTCATGCAAAAAATTGAAAGCAATTGGTTACGATTGCACTTATTAATTGATAGGCAATTATATATTACCCGATTATCAATGCTGGAATCTGATTACACAATGGAATTAATTCAATTAGATCACCTACTAAGCGAAGAAGTTCGTGATTTGGCAGCGTGGTGCATGGAAAAAAATATTGCCGTAGATATACAAAACGAAGAAGAAAGAAAGGTTTTTACTGACAGAAAGTGGTGTAGATTTATTATTCGCCAGGTTTTAACGAATGCTATCAAGTATAGTCCTCATGGTGGAACCATTGTGATGGGCATTGATAAAGCGGAGAAAGGCAATATTATCTTGCGTATTCAAGATGAAGGGCCAGGAATTCAAGCACATGACTTGCCACGAGTTTTTGATAAAGGTTTTACAGGGGAAAACGGGAGAATTCAAAATTCCGCAACGGGATTAGGGTTATATTTAGCTCGGGAGGCTGCCAATAAACTTCACATCACTTTTGATATAACATCAACGTTTGGTCAAGGAACTAGTGTGTATATGGTATTCTCTGTCAAAGACAAGAATGAATCTATTAGACGAAATGCATTACGTTAG
- a CDS encoding ABC transporter ATP-binding protein gives MKLTHAQKTVLHAQGVNKSYGVKGNTQKVLKDVNLRVTQGEFLGIMGPSGSGKTTLLNTLATIDRASEGKIMINENDVSRMKDKDLSKVRRANLGFIFQDYNLLDTLTVKENILLPISLMKMTKKDVEKEFQDIADSLKIKELANKYPSEISGGQKQRTSAARALIHKPSIVFADEPTGALDSKAATSLLENLNDINEKRQVTIVMVTHDPVAASYCNRVVFLKDGKIFSELYRGVKTREVFFKDIMDVQVVLGGGHE, from the coding sequence ATGAAGCTAACACATGCACAAAAAACAGTATTACATGCACAAGGAGTTAATAAATCTTACGGAGTGAAGGGAAATACGCAGAAAGTATTAAAGGATGTAAATCTCCGCGTCACACAAGGGGAATTTCTCGGAATTATGGGACCATCTGGTTCAGGGAAGACAACACTTTTAAATACATTAGCAACAATTGATCGTGCTTCTGAGGGGAAGATCATGATTAATGAGAATGACGTATCTAGAATGAAGGACAAAGACTTATCAAAAGTGCGTAGAGCTAATTTAGGTTTTATCTTTCAGGACTACAATTTACTAGATACCTTAACGGTAAAGGAAAATATCCTTCTACCCATTTCATTAATGAAGATGACAAAAAAGGATGTAGAAAAGGAGTTTCAAGATATTGCAGATAGTTTAAAGATCAAAGAATTGGCTAATAAATATCCATCTGAAATATCTGGCGGTCAAAAACAACGCACTTCTGCCGCAAGGGCATTAATTCATAAACCATCGATTGTATTCGCTGATGAGCCCACCGGAGCATTAGACTCAAAAGCGGCTACTTCGTTATTAGAGAACTTAAATGATATTAACGAAAAGCGTCAAGTAACGATTGTCATGGTAACGCATGATCCAGTGGCAGCTAGTTATTGCAATCGAGTAGTTTTTTTGAAGGATGGAAAGATTTTCTCCGAGTTGTACCGTGGGGTTAAAACAAGAGAAGTTTTCTTTAAAGACATCATGGATGTGCAAGTAGTGCTTGGAGGAGGTCACGAATGA
- a CDS encoding ABC transporter permease, which yields MNANKLFFRSIRKNIRMYYLYFFSMIFSISLYYIFATLQQDPSIDQMSDLADGFNNAFQAAGVLLIGIIIVFTIYANSIFLRRRSQEIGLYQMIGLPKSWIIRFLVLENVLLGFGSLLLGMLVGAILSRFFLIILLNLIGIEDVVGLPFSIYATIQTVIVFTGLIVISLVQIIRMITSNKLVDLFSAENRKDSIEASNPITSGLLGICSLGLIGFGYYLSTRMLENTDLLLLMILLVLLMTISGTYLLFRVTISWIFHLVRKRKNGQLGLENSLSIAPLMHRLKGNANSLTLITVLSAMTITMVSLSYSLYYSLEKDTRLAMPFDFVIENLEEETESFLMHLEDEGITFDYSQIEALRLQGRVSESTSLEGGEQAIMLLPAEQMQKAGMDVNVPINGEAILYNSRAVIEGEEGDYPKSVEFSGTEDVETLLILESVLENLINVTFHGQQLLISEEMIGIYSDVLDEEADLEHTFFDTITIEDPADLERASALYNKLEADLLMTDYYTMYQNALQMNGLIIFVTAFLGLVFLVSTGSILYFKQMTEGEQERKYFKTLRQLGFSEPELMKGIIRKQLLVYLVPLIIGVIHATFALNVGSLMVISSMFIPSVIGMSVYATIYLLFAFLTVNYYRNLIKNVM from the coding sequence ATGAATGCCAATAAGTTATTTTTTCGTAGTATTCGAAAAAATATAAGGATGTATTATCTTTATTTTTTTTCCATGATCTTTAGCATTAGTTTGTATTATATCTTTGCTACATTGCAGCAGGATCCATCTATTGACCAAATGTCGGATTTGGCAGATGGATTTAACAATGCTTTTCAAGCTGCGGGAGTTCTATTGATTGGTATCATTATTGTCTTCACAATTTATGCGAATAGCATCTTTTTGAGACGACGCAGTCAAGAAATAGGATTATATCAGATGATAGGTCTTCCAAAGTCATGGATCATTCGCTTTCTTGTCTTGGAAAATGTATTACTTGGATTTGGATCTTTATTATTAGGTATGCTCGTAGGTGCTATTCTGTCTCGATTCTTTTTAATCATTTTATTGAACCTCATTGGGATAGAGGATGTAGTGGGATTGCCATTCTCGATCTACGCTACGATTCAAACAGTAATAGTTTTTACAGGGTTAATTGTAATATCTCTTGTGCAAATTATCCGAATGATAACAAGTAATAAACTTGTGGATTTATTTAGTGCAGAGAACAGAAAAGATAGCATCGAAGCATCAAATCCTATTACATCTGGATTACTAGGTATTTGTAGCTTAGGGCTAATCGGATTTGGATACTACCTTTCAACACGAATGCTAGAAAACACGGATTTATTATTATTGATGATTTTACTCGTGCTACTTATGACGATTTCAGGAACCTATCTATTATTTCGGGTAACAATCAGTTGGATATTTCATTTAGTTAGAAAGCGAAAAAACGGACAGCTTGGTTTAGAAAATAGTCTGTCGATTGCGCCACTCATGCATCGGCTGAAGGGAAATGCAAATTCACTAACTTTAATTACTGTTTTATCTGCTATGACAATTACGATGGTTTCGCTGTCCTATTCTTTATATTATTCGTTGGAGAAAGATACAAGGCTTGCTATGCCATTTGATTTTGTAATAGAAAATTTGGAAGAAGAAACTGAGTCTTTTTTGATGCACTTAGAAGATGAAGGAATCACTTTTGACTATAGTCAAATAGAGGCACTAAGGCTTCAAGGACGAGTTTCTGAATCGACTAGTTTAGAAGGGGGAGAACAAGCAATTATGCTCCTTCCAGCTGAGCAGATGCAGAAAGCTGGAATGGATGTTAATGTTCCAATTAATGGGGAAGCGATTCTGTATAATTCTCGTGCGGTGATAGAAGGAGAAGAGGGAGACTATCCGAAATCAGTAGAATTTAGTGGCACAGAGGATGTTGAAACACTTCTCATCTTGGAGAGTGTGCTCGAGAATCTCATTAATGTCACTTTTCATGGTCAACAGCTCTTGATATCTGAAGAAATGATAGGTATTTACAGTGATGTATTAGACGAAGAAGCTGATCTAGAACATACTTTTTTTGACACTATCACGATAGAAGATCCTGCCGATCTTGAACGAGCATCAGCATTATACAATAAGTTGGAAGCTGATTTATTGATGACAGACTATTATACCATGTATCAAAACGCCCTACAGATGAATGGATTAATCATATTTGTGACTGCCTTTTTAGGCCTTGTCTTTTTAGTATCGACTGGCAGTATCCTTTATTTTAAACAAATGACAGAAGGAGAACAAGAAAGGAAGTATTTTAAGACGTTGCGTCAGCTAGGATTTAGTGAGCCTGAATTAATGAAAGGGATTATCAGGAAGCAGTTGCTCGTCTATCTCGTTCCATTAATAATTGGGGTTATCCATGCTACATTTGCATTGAATGTTGGTTCCCTTATGGTTATTTCAAGTATGTTTATACCTTCCGTTATTGGTATGAGTGTCTATGCAACAATCTATTTACTATTTGCCTTTTTAACGGTAAATTACTATCGAAATCTAATAAAAAATGTCATGTGA
- a CDS encoding YxeA family protein has protein sequence MKKLLIAIVGLIVISVGGYIVFQETVDRFNPLLTKEYVYVELTDPPKDDNGRFRYQLTGMNQDGDSKNVSFTTSTVLDEGTYLKVLAKGAYTEEWEMIKQEDLPVDL, from the coding sequence ATGAAAAAATTACTTATTGCTATTGTTGGTTTAATCGTCATATCGGTTGGGGGATATATCGTATTTCAAGAAACGGTAGATCGCTTTAACCCTCTACTAACGAAAGAGTATGTGTATGTTGAACTAACGGATCCCCCTAAAGATGATAACGGAAGGTTCCGTTATCAGTTAACCGGGATGAATCAAGACGGAGATAGTAAAAATGTGTCTTTTACTACTAGTACGGTTTTGGATGAGGGAACGTATTTAAAAGTACTAGCGAAAGGTGCATACACTGAGGAGTGGGAAATGATTAAGCAAGAGGATCTCCCGGTAGACTTATAA
- a CDS encoding PepSY domain-containing protein, producing the protein MQRKISAQEAINITLERLPGKVVDVVLDTEQGILVWEIEILTPQGVKYEVYVNANTGEIVKGALD; encoded by the coding sequence ATGCAGCGTAAAATATCTGCACAAGAAGCAATAAATATTACATTAGAACGTTTACCTGGAAAAGTGGTTGATGTGGTACTAGATACCGAACAAGGCATACTAGTTTGGGAGATAGAAATATTGACTCCTCAGGGCGTGAAATACGAAGTGTATGTTAATGCAAATACAGGAGAAATAGTAAAGGGAGCGCTTGATTAG
- a CDS encoding ABC transporter ATP-binding protein produces MSLKLTNVSKIYNDTVAVDNLTLHIEKNQMFGVLGANGAGKTTTFRMILGLIHQTEGEITWKGQPLNYHTSHLIGYLPEERGLYPKLTVKQQLIYLGRLKGMKKHAILLELEKWIDKFKISGYINKKVGELSKGNQQKVQFITSVIHSPELLILDEPFSGLDPLNVELLKNAVKELKEEGKTILFSSHRMEHVEELCENLCILHDGKPVVSGHLLDIKRDFGKKNVVVSADFDLSFLTKIEGVINWRVHTGGLELQVASEEVSQKLFKLLQGRGFVRKFHLEEPSLHDIFIEKAGASYE; encoded by the coding sequence ATGTCATTAAAATTAACAAACGTTTCAAAAATATATAATGATACGGTTGCAGTTGATAATCTTACATTACATATTGAAAAAAATCAGATGTTTGGCGTACTAGGGGCGAATGGTGCTGGCAAAACAACGACGTTTCGGATGATTCTAGGCTTAATTCACCAAACAGAAGGTGAGATAACATGGAAAGGACAACCCTTAAACTACCATACTAGTCATTTAATTGGGTACTTGCCGGAAGAGAGAGGCTTATATCCAAAGCTGACGGTTAAGCAGCAGCTAATATACTTGGGTAGATTAAAAGGAATGAAAAAACATGCAATCTTATTAGAGCTTGAAAAATGGATCGATAAGTTTAAAATCAGCGGCTATATTAACAAAAAGGTTGGTGAGCTGTCAAAAGGTAATCAACAGAAAGTGCAATTTATAACATCAGTTATTCATTCTCCTGAATTACTTATTCTGGATGAGCCTTTTAGTGGTTTAGATCCTCTTAATGTTGAACTATTAAAAAATGCTGTGAAGGAATTAAAAGAAGAAGGTAAAACAATTTTATTTTCCTCACATAGAATGGAACATGTTGAGGAGCTATGTGAAAACCTCTGTATTCTTCATGATGGAAAACCAGTTGTTTCAGGCCATTTGCTAGATATTAAGCGGGATTTTGGTAAGAAAAATGTGGTCGTGTCAGCTGACTTTGATTTGTCTTTTTTGACAAAAATAGAGGGTGTGATTAATTGGAGAGTACATACTGGTGGTTTAGAATTACAGGTAGCAAGCGAGGAAGTATCGCAGAAACTATTTAAGCTTTTACAAGGACGCGGGTTTGTTCGGAAATTTCATCTGGAAGAGCCGTCATTACATGATATTTTTATTGAAAAGGCGGGAGCTTCTTATGAATAA
- a CDS encoding ABC transporter permease, giving the protein MNKFFIIMLHTFRYKVLSKSFIFSTLLTLFVVGGITNIDRIIALIEEEEVDKIAVIAEEEKLYLELEEESTAYAEYYTLEKIDLTISQAEQKVFDGEWEGLLILTLNEAGLPEANYRAITMADQGTAHQLEQALQLVKVARATEELGIDETQLDILHSPITFNIEAISETAKTETELNTARFLVNILVVVIYFSVIAYGNMIALEVATEKSSRVMEILISSVHPVIQLFAKISGIALLGIVQFLLILVVGVASIRENIVSGGIVNDLLSVEEVPLSILFYAFIFFVLGYLFYATISAVLGSLVSRIEDVNQLITPLTLIIVVAFLISMFGLTSPESTIVTIASYIPFFTPMVMFLRFGMLDLPMWEMLLGISLLVISITVLGIIGARIYKGGVLLYGKTSSLKDIKQALVLGKKR; this is encoded by the coding sequence ATGAATAAGTTTTTCATTATTATGCTTCATACGTTTCGATACAAAGTGTTATCCAAATCTTTTATTTTTTCTACGCTTCTCACTTTATTTGTAGTAGGTGGTATTACGAACATCGATCGGATAATAGCATTAATTGAGGAGGAAGAAGTAGACAAAATTGCTGTCATTGCAGAGGAGGAAAAACTTTATTTAGAACTTGAAGAAGAGTCAACTGCATATGCAGAATACTATACTCTCGAAAAAATAGACTTAACAATCTCTCAAGCAGAACAGAAAGTGTTTGATGGGGAATGGGAGGGTCTTCTCATATTAACGTTGAACGAAGCTGGCCTTCCAGAAGCCAATTATCGTGCGATCACAATGGCAGATCAAGGGACAGCTCATCAATTAGAACAGGCGCTGCAACTTGTAAAAGTAGCTAGGGCCACAGAGGAACTAGGAATCGACGAAACACAATTAGATATCTTACATTCTCCTATAACATTCAATATAGAAGCAATAAGTGAAACAGCTAAAACAGAGACTGAACTAAATACAGCTCGATTTTTAGTTAATATTCTTGTTGTGGTTATTTATTTCTCTGTTATTGCTTACGGTAATATGATTGCCCTTGAAGTAGCAACTGAAAAGTCCTCACGCGTGATGGAAATTCTGATCTCAAGCGTCCATCCGGTCATTCAACTATTTGCTAAAATATCAGGGATTGCACTGTTAGGTATCGTGCAATTTTTACTTATATTGGTGGTAGGGGTGGCTTCAATACGTGAGAACATCGTTTCAGGGGGAATTGTAAATGATCTCCTTTCAGTTGAAGAAGTACCTTTATCGATTCTTTTTTATGCCTTTATCTTTTTTGTATTAGGTTATTTATTTTACGCTACAATTTCTGCAGTACTTGGCTCTTTAGTAAGTCGTATTGAAGATGTTAACCAGTTAATTACACCACTTACACTCATTATTGTCGTGGCCTTTCTCATCTCTATGTTTGGCTTGACATCACCAGAGTCAACTATTGTGACGATCGCTTCGTATATTCCTTTTTTTACACCAATGGTCATGTTCCTTCGGTTTGGAATGTTAGATCTTCCTATGTGGGAAATGCTTTTAGGGATTAGCCTTTTAGTAATATCTATTACTGTTTTAGGCATTATTGGAGCTAGAATTTATAAAGGTGGTGTTCTTTTATATGGGAAGACGTCGTCTTTAAAAGACATTAAACAAGCATTGGTTTTGGGCAAAAAAAGATAA
- a CDS encoding DNA repair exonuclease, whose translation MIRFIHCADLHLGRPFQMTKLMNQAVVNRALRATYESFSTIVQEAIRKKVDFVLVSGDVYHEEDRSIHAQWFFKQQAEKLYQANITLYVIHGNHDPLIQKEQLIAMPENVHIFPTHVSHTVHTAQSGERAIIYGFSYPERAFMKDPVPLFKKIEGDGAYHIGLLHGQENGQVDHDPYAPFSTLDLKKLGFNYWALGHVHKRQVINSHPPIIYPGNIQGCHRKEQGEKGAYYVEMTKATTTFTFFGTGPVQWQDITVKIDDMKSIDELMASTLDAIQHLSTSHTYMIHLYITGHGVLHETLSKKKAQDDLMDMLQEELEYYSIWLDKFTLKTAPEIIRENWRHKDHIIGDVMRVREDMSQNDAWENNLSSLINHRKMSPYVEELTKEDKEEILTKAETMIVTALLEEGKAYED comes from the coding sequence ATGATACGTTTTATTCACTGTGCAGATTTACATCTTGGACGCCCTTTTCAAATGACTAAACTAATGAATCAAGCTGTAGTCAATCGTGCGCTTCGTGCTACTTATGAATCCTTTAGTACTATTGTTCAAGAAGCCATTAGAAAAAAAGTGGATTTTGTTCTAGTGAGTGGGGACGTCTATCACGAAGAAGATCGTTCAATTCATGCTCAATGGTTCTTTAAACAACAGGCGGAAAAGCTTTATCAAGCCAATATTACCTTATATGTGATACATGGTAATCATGATCCGCTAATTCAAAAGGAGCAATTGATTGCTATGCCTGAAAATGTACACATTTTCCCTACACATGTGTCTCATACTGTTCACACTGCTCAAAGTGGAGAAAGAGCTATTATTTATGGTTTTAGTTATCCAGAACGAGCTTTCATGAAGGATCCAGTACCGCTATTTAAAAAGATTGAGGGAGATGGGGCTTACCATATCGGTTTACTTCATGGTCAAGAAAATGGACAAGTTGATCATGACCCGTATGCCCCCTTTTCTACTCTAGATTTGAAAAAACTAGGCTTTAATTATTGGGCGTTAGGACATGTTCATAAACGACAAGTCATTAATTCACACCCCCCTATCATTTATCCTGGAAATATTCAAGGATGTCATAGAAAGGAACAAGGAGAAAAAGGAGCATATTATGTCGAAATGACGAAAGCAACAACCACTTTTACTTTCTTTGGGACAGGACCTGTTCAATGGCAGGACATAACAGTAAAGATTGATGACATGAAATCGATTGATGAGCTCATGGCTTCTACTTTAGATGCCATACAGCATTTATCGACTTCTCACACATATATGATTCATTTATATATAACAGGTCATGGTGTGTTGCACGAAACATTGAGTAAAAAGAAAGCGCAAGACGATTTAATGGATATGCTTCAAGAAGAGTTGGAGTACTATTCTATTTGGCTAGATAAATTTACTTTGAAGACAGCCCCAGAAATTATTAGAGAAAATTGGCGACACAAAGATCACATTATTGGAGATGTTATGCGTGTAAGGGAAGACATGTCACAAAATGACGCATGGGAAAATAACTTATCTTCCTTAATAAATCATCGAAAAATGTCACCGTACGTTGAAGAGTTGACAAAAGAGGATAAAGAAGAGATCCTCACCAAAGCAGAAACAATGATCGTAACAGCTTTGTTGGAAGAAGGGAAGGCGTATGAAGATTAA